In Pseudorca crassidens isolate mPseCra1 chromosome 17, mPseCra1.hap1, whole genome shotgun sequence, the DNA window CACCTGTTCCCCTCAAGACTGAGGAGTaccaaaaaaagggggggggattgaaactgagcaggaccctggggGGCCTCCTGAGTACAAATCCTTCCCTCgtcccccgtttcttgtttgtaggaaacgGGCTTCATTCAGCCCCCtaagaccttccctgagttccaaagggcaggttcaaacctttgctaatcagggaagggaggggatgcagaaacaaaggaggggcAGTCAAGAAACTAcagccttggggcaaggtcctggCTCCCCTTGGAGCTCTCCTGCcagaactaaggcccccacccaggtggaagaTGGCGACTACCAGCTGGGACCCCAGAGCACCGCCGAGAAAGTCACATGCCCTgctgccctcaccccaaattttgcctattaaAGGCTCCCCAGAAACCGTCGGGGAGTTCAGGGTTTTTAAACACGAGCCACCCGTCCTCCTTGCTCGGCCCCCCAGTAAACCCGTCTCTGCTCCAGACTCCGGCgtttcggtttgtttggcctcactgtgtgtcggGCACACAGACTTGCATTCGGTAACAAGATCCTCGCGGGAGCAGAGTGGGTGGCCGGGGGCCACAGCTCAGTGGGCCGCCCAGTCCAGCCCGGGCTCGCCCCCCGGGGGCAGCAGCACCTCGCTCGCTCGCTCGGGGAGGACCTGGAATGGTTAACCTGCGACACCTCCAGCAGCCAATCACAGGGCCCCGCAGGAAATGCCTGGAGAGCctcgccggggcgggcgggtcccagcccagcccagagtCTGGCACCAGGCAGCCCACGGGGCCCGCAGCCACCCAGGCGACCATGGCCTCCCTGGAACTCAGAGCACCCGGGGGCCGCAGCTTGGCTGGCCCGGCCGGGCCCAAGCCGGGGCTGCTGCTGGCCTTGCTGGCTGTGCTGGCGTTGACCGGGACGGCGACCCCACCTGCCCGTCTACTGACCCTGCTGTCCTCAGGCCGGGGTGTTCTGGATCGCAAGGCGCTGGGCAGCCTGTTAAATACACTAGCGGTCCGTGTGCATTGCGCCGACGGGCCGTGTGGAAAGGTAACGGCCCCACCCGACGGGTCccccggccccagccccagcccgccGCTCCACCCCGAGGGCCAGCGGCAAAGGGCTCGGGCAAACTCCAGGAGGCGGGCCGAGTGCAGTGGCCTGGCGCTCGGGCGCTGCCTGCAGGCCCGAGCCCACCTTCCCCGACTCCGCATTCAGACCCACCTGCCCTCCCTGTTGGTGGGACGGTGGCGTGTAGGGACCCGCGGCTCCGGGACCCCagggctgccccacccccaccccatcagcCCCCAGGCCAGCAAAGTGGCAGTGGTTCCAGGAAGAAACCACCCTGAGGTGGCGGGACccctgtgtgtacgtgtgtgtgtacgtgtgtgtgtggggggggtgcgCGTATGCGTGTGTGTACGTATGCGCACGCGCCGTCCTGTCATTGGGGGGGGATGGTGGGGAGAGATGGTGGGGAGAGCACGTGAGTGAGCAGGTGATGGAGGGGTGTCGCTGTGAGAGGGACGGAGAGGATGGTGGTCCCTGTGTGAGGCCCCCGCAGGGAAGGGGGCGGCTCCTGGGCCACAGATACCTGGCCCCCGCCCACCTGTCTCTGCCCACAGTGCCTGTCTGTGGAAGACGCCCTGGCCCTGGGCAGGCCTGAGAAGCCAGGGCTCCACTCCGCTCAGGCCCTGGAGCCCAGGCACATCGCCCGCCTCAGCGCTGCCGCCGCCCTCTACCTCAGCAACCCGGAGGGCACCTGTGCGGATGTCCGGGCTGGCCGCTGGGCCTCCCGCGCCGACCAGCTCCTGGCCCTGCTCGAGAGCCCTGAGGCCCTGACCCCAGGCTTGACCAGGCTGCTGCAGAAGATTCAGGCCCAGGCCGCTGGCCGGCCCACTTCTGCGGAGGTGGGGGCCCGGGCGGGCTGGCCAGGGGTGGTGGGTGAAGAGGAGCCAGGAgggattggggggagggggaccccTTAGGGGGTTGGGCCTCAACGCCTTTCTGGGCACTTGGGGGAGTCTGGGCTGGGGGAATCACAAATGGACGCTCCCCACTGAGTAGGGCAGGGCTGCAGGAGCCCCAGGAGGGGCCTGACCCTGGACAGGGTCTGAGAAAGCTCCCGGGGCTACAGGGAGGAGCCCTGGGGGAAGGTGGGGGCCTGGACCCACTGGGCCAGGAAGGGGGAGGCCTGTGGTACCAGGGAGGGGCCCCAAGCAGGGGAGGGGCCCAGCCCAGGTCTGAGGTGAACAAGAAGAAGTGGTGCTCCCAGGAAGCTGCTCCAGAGTCACTGGAGTCCAGGGGGCACCAGGGGCAGTGGCAGAGCTAGAGGCCAGGAAGTCCACACTGCCAGTGAGACTGAGGTCCAGCTCCTCCCCAGGTCTGTGTAGACCTGCCTCAGCTGTTGGAGGAAGCAGCGGGGGTGGGGTCTCCCGGCAGCCCCGGCCCAGTCCTGGCTGCCCTGCTGGACCACGTCAGGAGCGGGTCCTGCTTCCGAGCCCTGCCGACCCCTCAGTACTTCGTGGATTTCGTGTTCCGGCAGCACAGCAGTGAGAACCCCAACATCACACTGGCTGGTGAGGCCTGAGCTGGGCCACTGGGCAGGGAGTGCCCTGAACCCCAGCATCGGTGCCCCTGGGGAGTGCAGGGCTGGAGCCCACACAAACTTTGTCACTCTGTCCTCCCTGCCAGAGCTGGAAGCCTTGATGCAGCACCTGGGGGTGGGCGGAGAGACCGAGACCCATGGTGACCACAGTGACCACGGTCATCGGGGAGAGGGGGCCAACCGCCAGGGCCCTGtgccccctgccacccccaacAGCAGCTCCAGCATGTGGGACACAGTGAGCAGTCCATGCGCCCTAGTCTTGGAGAGAGGTGGGGTCCCACCAGTCTGCTCAGGTCCCTGACCCCCAGGCCTGTCACCCCCCCAGGTATGCCTGAGTGCTGGAGATGTGATGGCTGTGTATGGGCTGTCTGAGCAGGCTGGGGTGACACCGGAGGCCTGggcccagctgagccctgccctgCTCCAGCAGCAACTGAGTGGGGCCTGCAGCCCCCAGCCTGAGCAGACAACCCAGGACCAGCTCAGTCAGGTGCAGAGTGAGTGCCCACCTCCCCAGCTGTGCCTGGCTGTGCCCAGGGGCCTGGCAGCATGGAGGAGGAACCGAAAAGGGAGGAGGAAGTGGCCGCTGGGTttgggaggggcggggagagCTGGGCCGGGGCTGGCGTAGAGGGGTAGCAGGGAATATGGGGGCCTGAAAGGGAAGAGGATGGGGTTTCGAGGCCGGAGGGCTAGCAGGAGCGGCCCTGGCGGGTCTTGCTCGCTCCTGGACCCCACCTGGACACCCTTCCCTGGGAagcgggggctggggggctgaGGCTGTGTCCCCCCCCAGGGTACCTATACGGCTCGCTGGCTACACTGCTCATCTGCCTCAGCTCCGTCTTCGGGCTCTTGCTGCTCACCTGCACCAAATGCAGCACTGCTACCCACTACATCATCCAGACCTTCCTGAGCATGGCTGTGGGCGCGCTCACAGGCGACGCCCTTCTGCACTTGATGCCTCAGGTTGGCCCCCAGCCCGCCaggaccctccctcccccaccagggactcgCCTACCCAGAATTCCTTCCAGGCACACCCTCCTGGGACCCTTCCCTGATCCCTAACCCCTAGCTCCTTGTCTGGGGGGAGGAGGCCCTGGGGCAACTGGCCCAGCGCCCTCTGCCCCCCCAGGTGCTGGGGCTGCACTCGCATGATGGCGAAGGCCTTGGCTCGCAGCCCACCTGGCGCCTCCTAGCTGCGCTGGGTGGTCTCTATGCCTTCTTCCTGTTCGAGAGCCTCTTCAACCTCTTGCTGCCCCTGGACCCGGAGGTCAGGTGCATGGGGGCTGGACGcggtgtggggaggagggggggaggCGTGGTGGACCCTGAGGCGCTGTCCCCGCAGGACCGAAAGGACGGGCCCTGCAGCCACGGCCACAGTCACGGCGGCCACAGCCATGGCGTGTCCCTGCAGCTAGCGCCGAGCGATCTCCGGCCTCCCAAGCAGCCCCACGAGGGCTCGCGCGCAGACCTGGTGAGCTGGCTCTTACCGGACGTCCCTACCCCACGCGGAGCCCTGTCTGcactcccagcccccactccaAGGCTTCTGCCCCTGGCCTGAGCTGAGGACCTAGCTCCGCGagcccctcctcacctccccgcccAGAGGCTCATCTACGCGGACCGcattcccccccccgccccacaggTGGCGGAGGAGAGCCCTGAACTGCTGAGCCCGGAGCCCCGGAGACTGAGCccaggtgagccctgagggaggcCCCGGAAGCACTGGGTGCCAGGGGTTCGGTGCGCAGCACcggcgcggggtggggggcgggggcgaggAGGTGCGAGGCAGATGCCCACCCACGCCGGTCGCGCCCGCAGAGCTGAGACTGCTGCCCTACATGATCACGCTGGGAGACGCCGTGCACAACTTCGCCGACGGTCTGGCCGTGGGCGCcgccttctcctcctcctggaaGACGGGGCTGTCCACCTCGCTGGCCGTGTTCTGCCACGAGGTGCCGCACGAGCTGGGTGAGCCGCGAGGGGTTCCAGCGGGGCGGGGCCTGCCTGGGGTGCGGTTGGTTGGTTGGCGGGACAGTTGGGAGGGACTATCGGAGCGGGGCGAGGTCTGTCGGGGGTGGGCGGGGCTCTCGGCCTGAccccgcccctcccgccccaGGGGACTTCGCGGCCCTGCTGCACGCGGGGCTGTCGGTGCGCCTGGCGCTGCTGCTGAACTTGGCCTCGGGGCTCACGGCCTTCATCGGCCTCTACGTGGCGCTCGCGGTAGGCGTCGGCGAAGACGGCGAGACCTGGATCCTGGCGGTAGCCACTGGTCTCTTCCTCTACGTGGCGCTCTGCGACATGGTCAGTGCGGAGTGCGGGAGGGGACTGCAGTGGGCGGCAGCTGAGCAGGAGCTCTGAGCTGACTTCTGACCCAGGGCCCACCTCCTCCGCAGCTCCCGGCCATGCTGAACGTGCGGGACCGGCGGCCCTGGCTCCTCTTCCTGCTGCACAACGTGGGCCTGCTGGGCGGCTGGACCGTCCTGCTGCTGTTGTCGCTGTATGAGGATAATATCACACTCTGATAGCCTCTGCCCCAGTCTCAGCCCTTGACTCTGGCTCCTGGCCCTGCACTATCTCAGCCCCTTAGAAACCGCAGCCACCCGGAGAGCCCCAGTGCCCATCTTCAATAAAGATACTTGTGCTCGGAGCCCAGCCTGCTCACCTCGCTGGGAGGGAAGGGTCTCCCACCAAGAAAGGTCGACAGGTGGGGCAGTATCTCTCCCCATAGCAGTGCCTGGTGCCTGACGAGGAGCCAGTATAGCTGAGCTCAGGGACCTCCAAGTAGCCATCCTCAGTCCCCTCATCTGTAATGCATGGCAAGAGAAGCCAGAGAAATGGGCCAGGGTCTGAGGGCCGCAGGGAGGACCTGGGATCCAATCAGGAATCAAATTTGTTTGCTTgtagcagaaaaaacaaaacaagcagcaGCATTTACACAGGTGAGGGCTTGTTTCTCTCTCATGAAAAATGGGCCTGGAGATAATCAGACCAGGGTGTGTGGCAACCCTCCGTGAGGCCCGGGCCTCTACTGCTCTGCTCCACTGTCCTCGGCAGAAGTGTCCATCCTCAGAGTCCCCATGTggtagtttcctagggctgtagCACAGCCCACCACACACTGGGTGCCTTAGGACGTCCGAAATTTATTTTCTCCGAGTTCTGGAGGCAGAAGTCTGAAATCGAGGGGGCAGCAGGCTGTGCTCCTCTGAagtctctagggaagaatctgttaTGTGAGCTTCTACTGGCTTCTTGTACTGGCAGCCCcatcacccctcccaccccccagccttgGACCATCCTCCAGCCCATCACTGTCCATTTCGAGCAGCTTTGAGCCACCACTTCCACTGACAGCCTCCCTAAATTTCCCATTGAAGAAGTGCGTCCACCAGGCAGGCCCACATCTGCTTTCCTGCTGGCAGCCCTACAACTTCCCAGTCCCTCCGCCCACCTTCTCCTCCTGTGTGACTGGAATGCAGCTGCACCCCACCCGCTGCTGCTCTCCCAGGACTGTGCTCCTTCAgtatctctgcctctctctgcacCGACCGCCTCTCTCCCACACACAAACTCTCATTCCTTTGTCAGGGCGCTTGCCACATGCCAGGCTCGAGTCTGAGGGCTCTGTGGCCACTGAGCTGTTTACCCATCACAGATGCCCTGCGCTGTGGGTGCCATGACTATGCCCATCTGACTTGGACGAGGAGAGTTAGTGTTCTGGCCAcaaccccacctctgcccctgcTCCCTCCTCTAGTACACCCTCAGCGTGGCTCTGGCTACagtttttgttatcttttttttttttttccatgctaTCAGAACTTTATTAGGTGGAGTTTGGGCAAAAGAGAAAACCTCTGAAGCAGTCACCCACCTGGTTCAGGACGACCGGAATAGAGGAGCCTTTGCTTGGAGACATGCTTTCACTGAGACAAAAGCatatctttgattttttaaaaggagagctGACAGGCTGAATATCTCTGAGTGTGAATTCAGATTATTTAAAAGTGGTCAGCCAGAGGAAGGCAGGTCTCTGGGGCTGACAGGCTGAATATCTCTGAGTGTGaattcagattattttaaaatggtcaGCCGGAGGAAGGCATGTCTCTGGGGTCAAGACCAGAACAGAAGCAGAAGTCCCTGCTCTGTATGGAGACAAACAGGTACCACTTTTAtgttgggcaggggtgggggtggggcgggggctaTATCTCTGCTATTCCCAGATCAAGATTCGGAGGGAGGGAAACATGACAAATGACAAAAGGACCAGTTTCTCAAAAATCGAGGgatagggcatccctggtggcgcagtggctgagagtccacctgccgatgcaggggacacgggttcgtgctccggtccgggaagatcccacgtgccgcggagcggctgggcccgtgagccatggccgctgagcctgcgcgtctggagcctgtgctccgcaacgggagaggccacaacagtgagaggcccgcgtaccgcaaaaaaaaaaaaaaaaaaaaaaaaaaatcaaggaataaAGTAATTACACGAGGACGAAAACTCAAATAATGGTTTACAAGGGAGCGAGGTAAGTCGTGATTCTTCATTGGTACCTGACCCCAATACCCAAACTGCCTTAAACCAGCCTGCCAGGGGGCTATGTATTAATAGAAGGCCTGAAGGGAAAAGGGGAATGGGGGCTTATTTTGCTACAGCAAGAAGGGGCTTGAGTGGGGAGAGTAGCAGCTGGCCCCCACTCCCCCAAGACTTCTATCACATCTacaaatacatataaacacattACATAAAATAGCAAGTATGGGAGGCAGGCTCCCCACAAAGGCTCGGCTGACACAATTACACGTCACAGGAATTCTAGGAAAGGGCGCGgggctcctagagaaatgggctGCGGGTGTTCTCTCCTGCTCAGGGTAAGCTCTGCCCCAGCCTACCCCTCTTTTCAGGGTTCAGTTTTGTTATGACTTTTAAAGAGCTTTGCTGTGACTTAGGGGTCACACACCTGCCCAGGCATCCAAGTGACCCCTTTGGCCACCACTCAAGGGTCCAGATTTGAAGCCTTGTTGCTGAAATGAGCAAGTGAGCACATCTGGATGCAACATGAACACATATTCTATGCCATTTTCTCGGCTGTGACTGtactttcttgttttatttcctaAGATTCcgtttcttgggacttccctggcggtccaggggttaggactccgcgctcccaCTGCACGGGCCcgggttgatccctggtcgggggactaagacCCCGCGAGCCGCGCGGGGGGGCCAAATACATTCTGTTTCTAAATCCCAGACCTGTTCGCGGGCGCCTAGGGCGAGTCCCTGCCAAGTGAGGGGAGGGCTGCTTAGCTGTGCACGGTCCTGGCTCCAAGGCCCTTGAGTGGGCACCTGCGCCAGGCCTCGGGAGGGAGCAGTGGGCAAGAGGCGCGAAAAGCGCCGTTCTGCGGGGAGGGGCTCGTAGAGGGGCCGGCGGGGCCACCGGCAGCTACGCGACCGCCAGTGCCAGTCAGGGCCGTGCGTCGTGAGTACGCGTGTtttggagggggcgggggggtcgctcTGCGGGGGATCACTGAGCAGGGACGGGACACGGCATCTCCAGGAAGCTCTCCCTGGACTAGTCGGGCGTCCGCCACAGTAGCAGCACCTGCCGGGGCGTAATCTGGCGAGTGTTTATGTCCGGGGGTCCCTGCCCTCCCGGCCTCCACACTGCGAGGGCTCGTCTGGCTGAGCTGGGCTTCGGCACCCGGCAGGGCGCCTAAGACCTCGCCTCTTCCTGCGGGCGAGACCCTCAGCGGTGAccccattctgaggtcctggggcgGGCAGGGCCCTGACCGGCGGCTCTGAGCCGCCTCAGCCCCCGTCCAGCTTCCAACCCGCTCCTGCGTTCGCCCGCAGTGGGACTCTGGATCTTGAGAGAGCTCGGTTTTCGGGGCTCCGGAGGCGGAGCCTCGAGGCCGCCCCAGACCACCAGGGGCCGCTGTCGCCCCCGCGGCAGCTGCGCCTTGGCGCCACTGCGCAAGCGCAGAAACACGGAACCTCGGCGCGCGGCTTCCGGGCCCTTCCGGACCGTGTTCGCTGCCGTACGGGTCCCCCGCCACCCGGCTCCAACTGCTAGGTGGGTGGCCGGCGGGCGGGCGGTCCTGGGGTCGTGCGCCAGCGGCCCGGCTCATCTTGTCGCCTTCCGGCCCTGTGCAGCTCGGGCTCGGCGCCATGTATGCCGTATACAAGCAGGCGCATCCGCCCACCGGCCTCGAGTTCTCGATGTATTGCAACTTTTTTAACAACAGCGAGCGCAACCTCGTGGTGGCCGGGACATCGCAGCTCTACGTGTACCGCCTCAACCGCGACGCCGAGGTAGGTAGGCCCGCTCCAACCGCAGCGCCACGCGGGAGGGTTGCCCGGTACAGACGGAGAGGCAGGCCAGACGGGCCCCGTGGTTGGttgtgtccagagcctgttctcttCGCTGCCACGTTCCTCCACCTCTTCCCACGCCTGGCGGGCTCAGAGGCCTGCCCTGCGCGTCTCATTTGCTCTTTCGTCTTTTTAGCAAATTACGTGAACACCTGCTGTGTGCTAGGTGGTAGCGATGCAGTAGTGAACAAAACCTGCAAAAACTTGGGGCAGGAGGACACCCGCTGACCAAATGCACACGTGCGAACACACCTGTAGACACACTGCAGCCTGCAGAAGGGGCAGCTGAGGAAATGGAGGAGAGAATGAGTGATCAGAGGAGCCTGTTTTAGGCAGAGTAGGAGTTTGTTGGGGGAAGAACTTTCCTGGCAAAGAGAACAAGGCTGGGTGTAGGTGTGGGTCGGAGGTCGGTAAAGTGTGATGAACCCATCAGTAGAGGAGATACAGGGGTGCTTTGGTTGCCGGAGGTGTGAGGTTTGGTCCAGGGGGACTTCTTGCAGGAGGCGGCTTCTCATCTGTTCTTGAAGGGGGAGTAGGAGCCGGGAGTAAGAGCCAGGCGCAaggatggggagggggtaggttccaggcagaaggaaggcCTGTGCGCAGGCCAGAAGTAATtgaggggggggaggggggaggggttggaCTGGGGTGCagagtggaggtggggtgggaggggttgTCGTCTGCGGGGCAGCAGGTGGACAGGGCCAGAGGGCAGCCAGGAGGACGCCACCTTCCTGGGGACCTACCTCAGGACATGGGTGTTTGTTTTGTGTTAAACGTGTGTACTGTTGTACTAATTCACACGTGACAAAGCAAGTGAAATATACAAGGATGTGAGAGCTTTGCGACTGAATACGTGTCATTAAAAAATCTTAGTTTAAGCTTTTGCGCTACAGCAGTTTTGAGGTCAGTACTTGGCTTTTGTCAAAATTTCAgtcaaaactgaaaaagaaattttgcaaataaatatatatggtttCACACTGAACAGGAGGATCTTTGCTGTTACTGAATCTGAGACGGGTTTTCAGTCAACTTGCAGAGACAGGCTGGAAGTTTTTACATTGTTATGTGCTTTACAAACGGGTTCACAGCATCTTGGGAGGGGTCGGTGAGCGCTGCCTCAGAGCGCCACCGCCGGGGTGGCGCTCTGGTTCTGGCTGGGGGGGCGGACCACACGCTGCCAGCACGTCACATGCTGGAGGCGAAAGTGCCTGCGCCCCCCAGCAGGATGGGATGGAGCCAGGCGTGGCCTAAAGCTCCCCTCCTTGGAGGTGAGATTTGAGTGGGCCAGGAGGATGGTGTGGGGAGAAGAGCTTCCAGGCAGAGCCGAAGATCCCAGGGCAGAAGGGGCCAGTGTTCCGGGACCAGCCCAGCGgcggagagggagggaggagtgagcCGGTGAGAGCAGAGGGTCAGAGGGGTGACGGGCCAGGGGTGGGGCATTGGCACCGCGGCCGTCTGGGCCATTGTGGGAACTGAGTGGTGACTTGAGGCAGATGGGGAGTTAAGGTTTGGGCAGAGGAGCGAGCTGACCAGACGGTGTCTCCCAGGGTCGCTGTGGCCGCTGTGCGGAGGAGCAGCGGGTGCTAGAGGTGGCAGGAAGCGCCTGGGTCAGGACGGAGGGatgtggggtgggcaggggagaggaGCCCAGGGCGATGCCGAGGCTCTTCAGGGTCGAGGCTTTGCCTGGGTCGGAATTTCGGTCTGAGCGCCTGCAGGGCACCTGCAGGGCAGAGTTGTGGCACCTGAGAAGGGAGAAGGCTGCAGGGAGGGCGTAGGGACTGGGGTCAGGAGCTCATTTTGGATATCGTAGGAGTTACTTG includes these proteins:
- the SLC39A4 gene encoding zinc transporter ZIP4 isoform X3; the encoded protein is MAVGALTGDALLHLMPQVLGLHSHDGEGLGSQPTWRLLAALGGLYAFFLFESLFNLLLPLDPEDRKDGPCSHGHSHGGHSHGVSLQLAPSDLRPPKQPHEGSRADLVAEESPELLSPEPRRLSPELRLLPYMITLGDAVHNFADGLAVGAAFSSSWKTGLSTSLAVFCHEVPHELGDFAALLHAGLSVRLALLLNLASGLTAFIGLYVALAVGVGEDGETWILAVATGLFLYVALCDMLPAMLNVRDRRPWLLFLLHNVGLLGGWTVLLLLSLYEDNITL
- the SLC39A4 gene encoding zinc transporter ZIP4 isoform X1, which codes for MVNLRHLQQPITGPRRKCLESLAGAGGSQPSPESGTRQPTGPAATQATMASLELRAPGGRSLAGPAGPKPGLLLALLAVLALTGTATPPARLLTLLSSGRGVLDRKALGSLLNTLAVRVHCADGPCGKCLSVEDALALGRPEKPGLHSAQALEPRHIARLSAAAALYLSNPEGTCADVRAGRWASRADQLLALLESPEALTPGLTRLLQKIQAQAAGRPTSAEVCVDLPQLLEEAAGVGSPGSPGPVLAALLDHVRSGSCFRALPTPQYFVDFVFRQHSSENPNITLAELEALMQHLGVGGETETHGDHSDHGHRGEGANRQGPVPPATPNSSSSMWDTVCLSAGDVMAVYGLSEQAGVTPEAWAQLSPALLQQQLSGACSPQPEQTTQDQLSQVQRYLYGSLATLLICLSSVFGLLLLTCTKCSTATHYIIQTFLSMAVGALTGDALLHLMPQVLGLHSHDGEGLGSQPTWRLLAALGGLYAFFLFESLFNLLLPLDPEDRKDGPCSHGHSHGGHSHGVSLQLAPSDLRPPKQPHEGSRADLVAEESPELLSPEPRRLSPELRLLPYMITLGDAVHNFADGLAVGAAFSSSWKTGLSTSLAVFCHEVPHELGDFAALLHAGLSVRLALLLNLASGLTAFIGLYVALAVGVGEDGETWILAVATGLFLYVALCDMLPAMLNVRDRRPWLLFLLHNVGLLGGWTVLLLLSLYEDNITL
- the SLC39A4 gene encoding zinc transporter ZIP4 isoform X2, which encodes MAVYGLSEQAGVTPEAWAQLSPALLQQQLSGACSPQPEQTTQDQLSQVQRYLYGSLATLLICLSSVFGLLLLTCTKCSTATHYIIQTFLSMAVGALTGDALLHLMPQVLGLHSHDGEGLGSQPTWRLLAALGGLYAFFLFESLFNLLLPLDPEDRKDGPCSHGHSHGGHSHGVSLQLAPSDLRPPKQPHEGSRADLVAEESPELLSPEPRRLSPELRLLPYMITLGDAVHNFADGLAVGAAFSSSWKTGLSTSLAVFCHEVPHELGDFAALLHAGLSVRLALLLNLASGLTAFIGLYVALAVGVGEDGETWILAVATGLFLYVALCDMLPAMLNVRDRRPWLLFLLHNVGLLGGWTVLLLLSLYEDNITL